One segment of Vicugna pacos unplaced genomic scaffold, VicPac4 scaffold_20, whole genome shotgun sequence DNA contains the following:
- the LOC140693731 gene encoding uncharacterized protein isoform X2 yields the protein MCYSGRSSGLLGIWRQMYLTMYVNNDFKLETEKNCHFCQLGCRKIWTSGFHKWAELCHNGYSAAESAVIYPMWSSAEENVKTLQEREVAYINADSYTEGNYTLRVDCTPLLFQLVYKLTEEWKNQTSFIWRNAIGC from the exons atgtgttattctgggagatcatcaggacttctgggtatttggag gcagatgtacctaaccatgtatgttaacaatgatttcaagctggagactgagaagaactgccatttttgccagctgggatgcagaaaaatttggacttctgggttccacaaatgggctgag ctctgtcataatggatactctgccgcagaatcagctgtcatctatcccatgtggtcaagcgcagag gagaatgtgaaaacactccaggagagagaggttgcatatatcaatgcagactcatacacagaag gcaattatactctcagagttgactgtacaccccttcttttccagttggtatataaactgacagaagag tggaagaatcagacatcattcatctggagaaatgctattggttgctga
- the LOC140693731 gene encoding uncharacterized protein isoform X1 → MFPWQVMTESDFSEFSFVFRQMYLTMYVNNDFKLETEKNCHFCQLGCRKIWTSGFHKWAELCHNGYSAAESAVIYPMWSSAEENVKTLQEREVAYINADSYTEGNYTLRVDCTPLLFQLVYKLTEEWKNQTSFIWRNAIGC, encoded by the exons atgtttccatggcaagtgatgacagaaagtgacttcagtgaattttcctttgtttttaggcagatgtacctaaccatgtatgttaacaatgatttcaagctggagactgagaagaactgccatttttgccagctgggatgcagaaaaatttggacttctgggttccacaaatgggctgag ctctgtcataatggatactctgccgcagaatcagctgtcatctatcccatgtggtcaagcgcagag gagaatgtgaaaacactccaggagagagaggttgcatatatcaatgcagactcatacacagaag gcaattatactctcagagttgactgtacaccccttcttttccagttggtatataaactgacagaagag tggaagaatcagacatcattcatctggagaaatgctattggttgctga
- the LOC140693731 gene encoding N-acetylated-alpha-linked acidic dipeptidase 2-like isoform X3, which produces MYLTMYVNNDFKLETEKNCHFCQLGCRKIWTSGFHKWAELCHNGYSAAESAVIYPMWSSAEENVKTLQEREVAYINADSYTEGNYTLRVDCTPLLFQLVYKLTEEWKNQTSFIWRNAIGC; this is translated from the exons atgtacctaaccatgtatgttaacaatgatttcaagctggagactgagaagaactgccatttttgccagctgggatgcagaaaaatttggacttctgggttccacaaatgggctgag ctctgtcataatggatactctgccgcagaatcagctgtcatctatcccatgtggtcaagcgcagag gagaatgtgaaaacactccaggagagagaggttgcatatatcaatgcagactcatacacagaag gcaattatactctcagagttgactgtacaccccttcttttccagttggtatataaactgacagaagag tggaagaatcagacatcattcatctggagaaatgctattggttgctga